The segment TCTCTTCAAAACTACAGTGAATTTTATGAAATATGAGCAGCTAAATGCTGCTCATAGGTACACTTTTTAAGACCGCAACATTCATCTTCTAAATATGTATTGGGTTCTGCTAATCACTTAGCTATATATCCTTACTTGCTGGGAAACAATTGTTTCATTATCTGTACAACTGAGGGCGCTGCCGCTGCCAATATTAGAACAACTCCCCAAAACATAGCGAACGCTTTCATAAACTTTGGATTCCTATCCATAAACCCTCTAACTCTCACCATAGCTTGGTGTTTGTACCAGTCATTAACAGCAGACTTCAATTCAGAAAACTCATCTTCATCAGCAAAAGTGAAATTAACCCCTCGGCATAGATCGTTGAACATATCACTGGCTTCCTTATCAGTTCCAACGGAGCTCTGAATTATTCCCTTCTTCCTCAGCAAAACCACGTCCTTCTCAGACTGGATCAAACTATTCATCAGAAACACATACTCTGAAATAATGGTGAGTTTCTTTTGTTGGCAGATGTCCACAGCCATGAGATTCCTGAAGATCAGCTCTGTAGCATTAGATATCCATATCACAGGGAGAAACAGAGTCTTCTTCTCTTTGTCGAAACGGAGGGACCTGATGGACGGAACTCCCTCGTACGACTTAAACTTCATTCCGTTGTCGTATAACTCAGTCGCAGAAGCCATTAGATACTCCTTTTTACGTTTATGAAGTGTTGTTTGACCGCGACGATGAAGAAGATTAACACGAACATCACGACCATCCTCTATCTTTTTGCCTTCATGGATACTCTTGGACTCGTACACAATGAAATCATGAAAAAAACTCAAAATGTGATCGTATGGCTTCAGATCCGTATACTTTAACTTTAGATCTTCCTTCAATTTTGCCTCGCGTTCTTTGTGCTCTGCTTCTGTTTCCCCTGTTTTTGGCTGCAGATGATATGAGAAAGGGTGAGCCAAGGCAATTATACCATCGCATATCATTCTAAGCAGCTCTGTCCTTGCTGTGTCTTCTGTTAAGTTTTCCTCCATTTCCAACAGCTGAATGAGGACGACTATGGGAACCTGATTTTCTAGCATCAGCAGGTCAGTAAAGATATCAAATTGACAAGACTGGACCCTGTTTCTATTGAAAACGGGATCCAGGTTCCATCCTGAATCGCCATTGAGGTTCCATCCAGAATCGCCATTGTGGTTCCATTGCGATTCATCGCTGAGAAGCCTGAGAGTCTCTAGAAGGAAGCATCCATCTAGAGTGAACAACCACGCAAGGACTTTTTCGTCACACTCTTCTTTTCCTTCATAACTGGCTTTAATTTTTGGAACCAAGGGCTGCAGTCCATCCACTAAGAAGCGTGCGTCCTGATTGTTTTGGGGCAGCCTTTTCAATGATCGATTTACAGCATTTACTTTGTATAACTCTATTTCGGAGAGTGGGTGAGATATCTTGTGGTGAAAAAGACCCAAAGAGACTACCCAGGGCTCATATGCATGTCTGTTTAAACCCTTGAGATACATGGGCACTCTGTTTATCAACACAGAAGAATTTCCTGAATCATCAAATGCCTTATCAAACATGCCCGTCAGATCTTCTAACCATAAGTCCAGCTGTTCTAAATCTGCCAAGTCTACGTACTCTTCTTTTACAGCTGTTGTTCTGCTCTTCTCCGCCATTTGTGCCCTGGAAATGAACTAGATATTTGGAGAGTACATATGGAAATGAGTTTAACTATcatcaaaaattaaatttaatgatcaacaaaaacaaaacacatagaattgtatataaaaaaatataaattacagTTAGTTTGAATGtaacatattatttttttatataaacatTTTTtactttatattaaaaaaaaaccctCTAATTAAACAATCAAATATAGGGGATAAGTCTGTAAAGATCATCCAtaccattaaaaaaatatttacaaactAAAAATAATCTTtaacaattacaatttaaaaattaattgtatCCTGTATCACTAAATAACTAAACTTATAGAACATAAAcattcaatttttaaaataataatattaatataaaatatcaatattttttattataatagtaTTTTCAATTCAAGAACACTTCATACAAGCAGAAATTATATATCACTTCACAGAACCCACCAGATCTATTGATTCCTCTGTCTTTAAAACAGTGCTCTTAATACAATGTTATTAAGAATAGTGAAAGATTAAAGTATTGGGTAATCTAACAGAACAGCTAGATTAATCAAACCAAATCTGACCCCTTTTACTAAATCTTATATACTTAGTGAACATATTCAACATTTCAATACTATAAATGAATGAAATAAGGCACGAGGTCATTTtctataaaaagaaaaataatctGCACTGTAATACCAGCATTTCACAAGGCAATGTTTGGAATGAGTTGTTCTAAATAACAGTAACTTCTGATGAACAAAGCTTATGTAAAGAAATGAAGCAAAACTAATCGATTGATGATTTTCGATCGGATAAACAATAAAAACAATgctataattaataataaattggaAAGGAAGAGAACATTTAAAATCTAATTACTCACAGTATACAATCAGTGATCACCTCAACTTTTGGATGGTGCAGTGCATCATACAAATCAAAGGAATTAGATTTCTTTTATAGTTTTCCAAGATAATACTGCTTGCCATTATTTTGTTCCTTTCGTCGATGTGGAGGCATTCGTTTCGCtttagatttaatttttattttcctttttctttattGCTGGGTATCACATTGGCTTTGGTCACTTCAGAATGGCTTGGTAATCATAAAAACGAGAGAAACTTGCTCGACAGTGACTCTCTTTTTAAACTTGCTCGACAGTGAGATATTTTTTCTTCCATTTGTTATATTCTAAGGTACTTGAGCTCCTGTTTATACTGTTCATGGATTAAAACAATTCAACCacgtaaataaattaaaaaatgtcaGTAATACTGGAGCCCACATGTTTAAAGTAGTTTTATGTTGTTGAGTTTCGTTCTATTTCTGAAGTAAAAGTGTTTTTAATTAaagaaggggtaaaaatttattcaacacAATGAAAATTACAAAGCAATAAGAATGAGAATGAGAAGCTCTTCAAAGAACAACACATTAAACAGCTCTATCTGCATCAGCAACCTGATTCAACATGCGATACAATTTCAAAGGTAATTGTCTCTGATCTTCAATATTCCAACCATCTTCAATCAGAAATCCATTTGACCAGGCAATTCATGGCTCTGTTCCGCTCCCAAGAAATATGAATATAAGTTTTTAAAAACATTTATTACAAAAGAACCAATCTTTtgtgtaataatatattattaaatgttttaACCATTTAAACATTTAAGACAGGAACCTCCTAGAAATTATAAGGCGAGACAGACCATTCATTTTAGAGTAATAGTGCAATTCAATGTGAAAGCTCTCAATGTATTAATCTTATTTCCCTGTATAAAGATATAAAAGTATCTCTTAAAAACTACAGTGAATTGTATAAAGTATGACCAAGCTATAGGCTAGTCATAGACACTTTCAAAAACCACAACATTCAATATCTCATCCATATGTTAGGCTCTTTTAATCAGATGAACAATACATCATTCCTATATGTTGGGAAAAAGTTGTTTACCAATCTGCACAGCTGAGGGCGCCACAGCTGCCAACACAAGAACAATGCCCCAGAACATAGTGAAAGCTTTCACAAACTTTGGATTCTTCTCCATAAGTTCTTTAATTCTCACCATAGTTTGGCGTCCGTACCATTCATTAACATCAGACTTCACTTCAAAAAACTCATCTTTATCAGCTAATGTGAAGTTAACCCCTTTGGACAGACCATTGAACATATCGGCCGCTTCCTTATCAGTTCCAACGGAGCTCTGAATTATTCCCTTCTTCCTCAGCAAAGTCACGTCCTTGTCAGACTGTATCAAACTATTCATCAGAAACACATACTCTGAAATAACTGTGAGTTCTCTTTGTTGGCAGATGTCCACAGCCATGAGATTCCTGAAGATCAGCTCTGTAGCATTAGATATCCATACCACAGGGAGAAACAGAGTTTTCTTCTTTTTGTCGAAACGGAGTTTCATGGGGGATGGAACTCCCTCGTACGGTACGAACTTCATTCCGTTGTTGAATAACTCTGTCGCAGAGGCCATAAGGTACTTCTTTTTACGATTATGAGGTGTTTTATGTTCATCGTGCAGAGTAACGTGAACATCCTCTGTCTTTTCCCCTTCACTTGTACTCTTGGACTCATGCAGAATGAACTCATGAAAAAATCCCAAAATGTGATCGTATGGTTTCAGATCTTTGTACTTCAACTGTAGGCCTTCCTTCAATTTTGCCTCGCGTTCTTTATGTTTTGTTGATGATTCCCCTGTTTTTCGCTGCAGAGAATATAAGAAAGGGTGAGCCAAGGCAATTATACCTTCGCATATCATTCTAAGCAGCTCTGCCCTCGCTGTCTCTTCGTTTAAGACTTCCTCCATTTCCAAGAGCTTAATGAGGACGACTATGGGAACCTGATTTTCAAGCATCAGGGGACAAGTGAAGATATCAAATTGACAAGACTGGACCCTGTTTCTATTAAAAACAGGATCCAGGTTCCATTCTGAATCACCATTGAGTTTAAAGTCTGAATCAGCATTGAGGTTCCATTGCGATTTATCGCTCAGAAGCCTGAGAGTCTCTAGAAGGAAACATCCATCTAGAGTGAACAGCCACGGAAGGACATTTTCGTCACAGTCTTCTTTTCCTTCATATATTGCTTTTAATTCTGGAACCAAGGGCTGCAATCCATCCACTAAAAAGCGTGCGTCCTGATTGTTTTGAGGGAGCCTTTTCAATGATCGATTTACGGCATTTACTTTGGATATCTCTATTTCAGACAGTGGGTGAGATATATTGTGGTGAAAAAGGCCCAAAGAGACCACGAGGGGCTCATATGCATCTCTGTTTAAACCCTTGAGATATCTGGGCACTCTGTTTATTGATACAGAAGA is part of the Cryptomeria japonica chromosome 10, Sugi_1.0, whole genome shotgun sequence genome and harbors:
- the LOC131039289 gene encoding UPF0481 protein At3g47200 isoform X3, with translation MAEKSRTTAVKEEYVDLADLEQLDLWLEDLTGMFDKAFDDSGNSSVLINRVPMYLKGLNRHAYEPWVVSLGLFHHKISHPLSEIELYKVNAVNRSLKRLPQNNQDARFLVDGLQPLVPKIKASYEGKEECDEKVLAWLFTLDGCFLLETLRLLSDESQWNHNGDSGWNLNGDSGWNLDPVFNRNRVQSCQFDIFTDLLMLENQVPIVVLIQLLEMEENLTEDTARTELLRMICDGIIALAHPFSYHLQPKTGETEAEHKEREAKLKEDLKLKYTDLKPYDHILSFFHDFIVYESKSIHEGKKIEDGRDVRVNLLHRRGQTTLHKRKKEYLMASATELYDNGMKFKSYEGVPSIRSLRFDKEKKTLFLPVIWISNATELIFRNLMAVDICQQKKLTIISEYVFLMNSLIQSEKDVVLLRKKGIIQSSVGTDKEASDMFNDLCRGVNFTFADEDEFSELKSAVNDWYKHQAMVRVRGFMDRNPKFMKAFAMFWGVVLILAAAAPSVVQIMKQLFPSK
- the LOC131039289 gene encoding putative UPF0481 protein At3g02645 isoform X5 encodes the protein MADKSIKTDVKGLSVELADSQMFDLWLEDVNGRFDKAFDNSGKLSSVSINRVPRYLKGLNRDAYEPLVVSLGLFHHNISHPLSEIEISKVNAVNRSLKRLPQNNQDARFLVDGLQPLVPELKAIYEGKEDCDENVLPWLFTLDGCFLLETLRLLSDKSQWNLNADSDFKLNGDSEWNLDPVFNRNRVQSCQFDIFTCPLMLENQVPIVVLIKLLEMEEVLNEETARAELLRMICEGIIALAHPFLYSLQRKTGESSTKHKEREAKLKEGLQLKYKDLKPYDHILGFFHEFILHESKSTSEGEKTEDVHVTLHDEHKTPHNRKKKYLMASATELFNNGMKFVPYEGVPSPMKLRFDKKKKTLFLPVVWISNATELIFRNLMAVDICQQRELTVISEYVFLMNSLIQSDKDVTLLRKKGIIQSSVGTDKEAADMFNGLSKGVNFTLADKDEFFEVKSDVNEWYGRQTMVRIKELMEKNPKFVKAFTMFWGIVLVLAAVAPSAVQIEP
- the LOC131039289 gene encoding UPF0481 protein At3g47200 isoform X2; its protein translation is MLFISRAQMAEKSRTTAVKEEYVDLADLEQLDLWLEDLTGMFDKAFDDSGNSSVLINRVPMYLKGLNRHAYEPWVVSLGLFHHKISHPLSEIELYKVNAVNRSLKRLPQNNQDARFLVDGLQPLVPKIKASYEGKEECDEKVLAWLFTLDGCFLLETLRLLSDESQWNHNGDSGWNLNGDSGWNLDPVFNRNRVQSCQFDIFTDLLMLENQVPIVVLIQLLEMEENLTEDTARTELLRMICDGIIALAHPFSYHLQPKTGETEAEHKEREAKLKEDLKLKYTDLKPYDHILSFFHDFIVYESKSIHEGKKIEDGRDVRVNLLHRRGQTTLHKRKKEYLMASATELYDNGMKFKSYEGVPSIRSLRFDKEKKTLFLPVIWISNATELIFRNLMAVDICQQKKLTIISEYVFLMNSLIQSEKDVVLLRKKGIIQSSVGTDKEASDMFNDLCRGVNFTFADEDEFSELKSAVNDWYKHQAMVRVRGFMDRNPKFMKAFAMFWGVVLILAAAAPSVVQIMKQLFPSK
- the LOC131039289 gene encoding putative UPF0481 protein At3g02645 isoform X1 yields the protein MADKSIKTDVKGLSVELADSQMFDLWLEDVNGRFDKAFDNSGKLSSVSINRVPRYLKGLNRDAYEPLVVSLGLFHHNISHPLSEIEISKVNAVNRSLKRLPQNNQDARFLVDGLQPLVPELKAIYEGKEDCDENVLPWLFTLDGCFLLETLRLLSDKSQWNLNADSDFKLNGDSEWNLDPVFNRNRVQSCQFDIFTCPLMLENQVPIVVLIKLLEMEEVLNEETARAELLRMICEGIIALAHPFLYSLQRKTGESSTKHKEREAKLKEGLQLKYKDLKPYDHILGFFHEFILHESKSTSEGEKTEDVHVTLHDEHKTPHNRKKKYLMASATELFNNGMKFVPYEGVPSPMKLRFDKKKKTLFLPVVWISNATELIFRNLMAVDICQQRELTVISEYVFLMNSLIQSDKDVTLLRKKGIIQSSVGTDKEAADMFNGLSKGVNFTLADKDEFFEVKSDVNEWYGRQTMVRIKELMEKNPKFVKAFTMFWGIVLVLAAVAPSAVQIVHFQGTNGGEEQNNSCKRRVRRLGRFRTAGLMVRRSDGHV
- the LOC131039289 gene encoding putative UPF0481 protein At3g02645 isoform X4 gives rise to the protein MADKSIKTDVKGLSVELADSQMFDLWLEDVNGRFDKAFDNSGKLSSVSINRVPRYLKGLNRDAYEPLVVSLGLFHHNISHPLSEIEISKVNAVNRSLKRLPQNNQDARFLVDGLQPLVPELKAIYEGKEDCDENVLPWLFTLDGCFLLETLRLLSDKSQWNLNADSDFKLNGDSEWNLDPVFNRNRVQSCQFDIFTCPLMLENQVPIVVLIKLLEMEEVLNEETARAELLRMICEGIIALAHPFLYSLQRKTGESSTKHKEREAKLKEGLQLKYKDLKPYDHILGFFHEFILHESKSTSEGEKTEDVHVTLHDEHKTPHNRKKKYLMASATELFNNGMKFVPYEGVPSPMKLRFDKKKKTLFLPVVWISNATELIFRNLMAVDICQQRELTVISEYVFLMNSLIQSDKDVTLLRKKGIIQSSVGTDKEAADMFNGLSKGVNFTLADKDEFFEVKSDVNEWYGRQTMVRIKELMEKNPKFVKAFTMFWGIVLVLAAVAPSAVQIGKQLFPN